One genomic window of Microbacterium testaceum StLB037 includes the following:
- a CDS encoding PadR family transcriptional regulator: MSGSFLGDAFGGRGGNNTPGWPMSNILEAVEQLRTQFEQKASSAPRMNKGDVRSAVLSLLLEQPMHGYQIIREIEERSGGSWKPSPGSVYPTLQLLTDEGLVQSEESNGRKTYSLTAEGREAAGEETTERTAPWESAGSRDGGRMTALPKAGVELAQAAAQVARTGDKEQVAQAVEILDDARRKLYAILAQG; the protein is encoded by the coding sequence ATGAGTGGTTCATTCCTGGGAGACGCGTTCGGCGGACGCGGCGGCAACAACACCCCCGGCTGGCCGATGTCCAACATCCTCGAGGCCGTGGAGCAGCTGCGCACGCAGTTCGAGCAGAAGGCGAGCAGCGCACCGCGCATGAACAAGGGTGACGTCCGCTCGGCCGTCCTCTCCCTTCTTCTCGAGCAGCCGATGCACGGCTACCAGATCATCCGCGAGATCGAGGAGCGAAGCGGCGGCTCCTGGAAGCCGAGCCCCGGCTCGGTGTACCCCACGCTTCAGCTGCTGACCGACGAGGGGCTCGTGCAGTCCGAGGAGTCCAACGGCCGCAAGACCTACTCGCTGACCGCCGAGGGCCGCGAGGCCGCCGGCGAAGAGACCACCGAGCGCACCGCCCCGTGGGAGTCCGCGGGTTCGCGCGACGGTGGACGTATGACGGCCCTCCCGAAGGCGGGCGTCGAGCTCGCCCAGGCCGCCGCGCAGGTGGCGCGCACGGGTGACAAGGAGCAGGTCGCGCAGGCCGTCGAGATCCTCGACGACGCTCGCCGCAAGCTCTACGCCATCCTCGCTCAGGGCTGA